The DNA segment CGGACGTGCTCCTCCGCCTCGAGCACGAAGCGCTCTCCGTGGAGCATCGTCAGCTCCTCGACGACATCGTGGGCGATTCTTCCCAGGTCACACGTGTCTAGCCGGAGCGGCAGCCGTTGGCCCGCATGGATGCGATTGGCGTCGAGCAGGTCCCGTACCATCTGGTCCGCCCGTTCGATGTTCTGGTCGATCCGCAGCGCCAGGTCGCGTCGCGCCTCCAGCTTCTCCGGAGCCCGGAGGAGCGCGTGCGCCGCCATCTTCGCCGTCGACAAGGGGCCACGGAGATCATGGGCCAGGATGGTGACGAACTGCTCGCGGAGGCCGCGCTCGGTCTCGAGCGCTTCGACCTTCTCCTGGAGGTTCGTGTACAGCCGGGCGTTCTCCAGGTGGACGCTCAGGTGCTGGCCCAGCGTCTGGAGCCGCTGCTTCTCCCGGCCGGTGAACTCACGGGTGTCGGTCAGCCCGACGTAGAGCACGCCCGTCAGGGCCCGGTAGGCGGGCAGCCGGACCCCGAGCAGGGAGTGGAGCCCTCCCTGGCGGAGCGACTCGCTCACCTCGATCTTCGTGGTCGTGGCGTCCCGGAGGGAGCAGGTCTCCTCGCCCGCCTCCACGATGCTCCCGGGAAAGGACTTGGGGTCCAGGGAGGTCGCGTAGTGTTCCAGTTGCTCGTTGCCGGCTCCCGCGGAGGCCGCGGTGACCAGGCGCTCGTCCTCTGGCGCGTACAGCAACAAGGCGCAGCTCTGGGCGCCCATGGCCTCCAGGATGATTTCGAGCAGCTCCTTCAATTGGTTCCGGCTGCCCGGTTCGTCCAGCCTGAGGGCCTCGCCGGCCACTTTCTGGAGGAGCCGCAGGTAGCGCTTCTCCGTCTGTTCTTCTTCCAGCAGGTGCTTGCCGAAGAGGTCCGCGACGGACTCCATTGCGACGTTCAGCTCGGTGTAGAGCCGCTCGACGTCGTGTCCGTCGGGCCGCTCGCCGGGAGGCGTCGTGGCCCAGGTCTGGGTGATGCACCGTCCCAGGATGGCGAACTCCTCGACGACCTCCGCCACATGGAAGCCCTGGCGAAGCCGTGCGGACACATGACTTTCGACGTGCTGCCGCTGCTGGTTGTCGCCATCACCGCCCGATGCCCGC comes from the Corallococcus exiguus genome and includes:
- a CDS encoding ATP-binding protein, whose translation is MASIAEAIRSHHSEIIQCWMDEATRAASARGLDQPEFRNVIPIYLASLVEARASGGDGDNQQRQHVESHVSARLRQGFHVAEVVEEFAILGRCITQTWATTPPGERPDGHDVERLYTELNVAMESVADLFGKHLLEEEQTEKRYLRLLQKVAGEALRLDEPGSRNQLKELLEIILEAMGAQSCALLLYAPEDERLVTAASAGAGNEQLEHYATSLDPKSFPGSIVEAGEETCSLRDATTTKIEVSESLRQGGLHSLLGVRLPAYRALTGVLYVGLTDTREFTGREKQRLQTLGQHLSVHLENARLYTNLQEKVEALETERGLREQFVTILAHDLRGPLSTAKMAAHALLRAPEKLEARRDLALRIDQNIERADQMVRDLLDANRIHAGQRLPLRLDTCDLGRIAHDVVEELTMLHGERFVLEAEEHVRGIWSAEELRRALWNLGTNALKYGAADSRITFTVTATGEQAQASVHNQGPTIARADQAAIFKPFIRTRSAKTGPSKGWGLGLALVWGCAQAHGGRVELTSDADTGTTFRLMLPWDARPFQADPNGSERAGRDSGHP